The genomic stretch ACACCGGACAAACCCTTGAGTTCTCCCTGCAGCTGCAACAGCCTGCCCGGGAACCCGTTCAGGGCTCTGCGGAGATCAAGCCCTATGTCCCCAGCAGCAGCTACCATTACCAGCTGATGGAAGATACTACCCTTCCCAAACGGATTATAGCATCTACGACCGACCGCCAGGCCCGCGAAGCCATGGAGCAATCCCTCCGCGGACTACAGGCTGTTAACTGGAATAAATTACAGCAGCAGCTGCAGGCCGCGGGGCAGAAAGTGGATGTCCGCCAGCTGCAGGCCCTGGTGAAACAGGCCATGGCGGACGTGGACTGGAAACAGCTCAATGAAGAAGCGCAGGCCGCCCGCAAGGAGGGACTGCGTGCCGCGCAGGATGCGCTGACCGCACAACAGGACGCCTGGCGCGCCAAACTGGAAAACTTCCAGCGGGAGCGTGCCAAAAAGCAGGCTGAGATAGAAAAGCTCCGCCAGGAGATATTGATGGAAAGGTTACAGGAGAACCAGGATGTTCCTGTAAACGGGAAGAAAACGGTGGATATTTAAGTGATCCCTTAATTTGCCGGTACCTCCTCTTTGAGTGCCGATGCTATCTTGTTCAGGTAAAACTCGCTTCCAAGCTGGGTTAGTGCATATTCGTCGTACTTGTGCTGCTCCTCCAAATGGGCTTTATTGATCTCCTCATATTTCTTCAGGAACAGTTCCCAAAAAGACGGCGAGTCAGTGGACAGCTTCATGTCCAGCATGGCCGCGCTCAACTTCCTTGCATAGATCTCCGCAATATCAAAATGCGCCTGCTCATGCTGTAAAGTGGAAGGACCTGCCTCCCTGCTGATCCAGCTTCCTGCCGGATCAAAAGCGGCATAGACCAGTATCTCCAGCCGCTTACCTTTCATGACGGGTTCATATACGATACCAACTTTGGAATAGGCTTCTACCGCTATTTTTTTATGCCGGAACAGCAATGAGCTGTCTCTTAGCGCCTGTTTAAAATCAGCATGCGTCAACTTTCTGCCCGGAGACCATTTAATGGTGGTATCAGCAGCCCCCATTTGCTCTAAGCAAGTGGGGGCCGGTTTCCCCAATACCGCTTCGCCTGGTTGCAGGCATTGCAGAAGAAAAAATCCAGCAAGTACTATTGTAAAGTTCATCTGTTCATTTTTAGGCTGCCACTACCGGAGAGACACACCAACAAACCTACCAAAAGGATCGTTATACGCCACACCTGCCCGCGCATTTATTCTTGTCCCGTCTATTCTAAATTGTCTTATAAGGATATTTCTTACTGTCATGGCCCTGGCCCTGGTCACATTTTCCGTTGTTGATCTTTGTCCGTTTAAATAGACAAGGAGGTTATTGAATGCTCTTGCCGGCCCCAGGATCCTAACAGGTTTATTATCAGGATTTGCAAAACCTGCATTACCAGTCAGTGTAAGGCGAGCAGTTGAAGAAGCGTTCATGGCCCTTGCTAATATCTTTATCTGCCGGATAGCATCAGGATAAGTATCAGGATCAATTTGGTCTGAACTATGCACAAAATCAATACGCAGGTTTTCCCTGGCAGTTTCAACCGATCCGGGCGGCGATGGGAGCTGCGGAGCAGTTACATGCGCATCTATTTTTGCAGGCTTCGGCAGCTCAGTCATTTTGGGAGCAGGCAAATACCTGACAGTTTGTGTAAGCTCCAGTCCTCCATAGGCGGTTGGGCCGGTATATACTCTCGTGATCTCTTCAATCCCATTGGATAGATCTCCCCCTACCAGCAGGGTTCCTGTCTCAATGATTCCATAATAGGAATCATTAACAGGATCAAAAACCAAATTACTCCACATATACACCTTGGTGATGATCATCTTAAACCGGTTGGCATCTGATGTGGCAGTACTGATGGCAATAATAGATGTTGTTTTTTCAATACCTGGTCCAAATAAGTTAATACCAATGCCGGCGGCTGCCCCAATCCCGGCGCCCCATCCGGCATACTGCCAGGCATTGTCCGGATCCACTATAAGACCGGTTACAGTCCCAAGAATAAACCCACTGACCGTAGTGGCAAGCGTTGTTTGAAGCGCACTCAGTCCATCCAGCAACTGCCCGCCGTTAATATCAAGATTATTGACAGGATCATTCCCCATTCCACAGTACGGGCTGGCAAATTCATCGTATGGATCAATGCCGTTCCACCGTCCGATCTGCGCATCATACATCCGTAGATCATATTCCAGCAGGTCCGACTCAGCCTCTTCCTCGCTGAAACCTGCCTGGAATCCATACCGGTTTTCCAGCTTATTAAAAGCCCTGCTGCTGATAGCGTCAATTTTCAGTCCGTAAGGATAATAATGCGCTTCCTGCACAATAGCTCCCCGTTCATGGCTGACTATCAGGTCATCAAAATATACCGGCCAGTCGCTTTCATTACTAAGATATACATAGGCATATCCATTTTTAGGCGCTCTGATATTAGGCTGTGTAACACTTCCATCATTTGCCTGGCCGCTTACCAGCACTGCCCCGCTGCCATCCCCTATATAGTTAAAGTTCTCATCAAAGAAGATATAGTTCAGGTAAGCTTTCGGACGATCATTGGCAGGAGTAGGCCGGTTATTGAGAAATGGCAGCAGCGGGCTGACTACCGGGTCCTGCAGGGTATTACCGATTGGTACTATCCCGTCTTTTATGGATTGTCCAACCCCAGCTCCTGATAAGCCACCAAGGATACTGTTGACAAGGCTTGACAAAATATGCTGGTTGCCTACACTTCCCGTTGGTAAATCATAATAATACCTGGAAGTAGCATGTATATAATCTCCTCCCATCACTTTAAGCAGGATATTGGGGCCAACGCTTTTGGTACTACCAGTACCTGTAGTATACAGCTTGCTGACCTGGCCGGTACTATTACTGCTCCAGGTAACAGGTTTTGCATAGCGGGTATTGTACAATTCATTCCCGGGATGCCTAGGACTGCCCTGATTATCCACCTTGCCAAATAACGGCTCTTCTTCCCCCGCAGCGCTGTTCTCCATAGTTGCCTGATAGATCTCCTGGTGCGTTTCTTCCGTCAATACCATCCTTACACTACCCATATGATCCTTCACAAAATAATCGTAAACGCCCCATTTCCCTCCTGTGAGCAGCACATTTCCGTTTGTGATAAGAGAACTTGCCCCCAGCGGAGAAGTGTTGCTCACAGGCGTCATGATCCTCAGCCTTCCTTCCTCATGCAAAATGAACTGCAGTTCACTCTCTTCGTATACAAAAGCGCCCACATAGTAGGTAGTATGTGCAGTTCCGCCTGCCGGTGTAAGTTTTTTAACCAGTTTAGCCCCTGATGCATCATACACAAACTCTACAACACTTTTGTTCTCCAGGATGATCTTCTCCGGCTTATCAAGGTAGTTATAGCTGATGCCGGCATTGCTGCCATCCCTTATTTTTTTATTATTATCCCTGATCAGGTTGCCGTTAAGATCATACTGGTAATCATCCGTATCACTGTTATATACTTCATCCTTAAAATCGCCCAGACTTCCGTTGGCAGGGCCGCCAATACCCGGATCATTGTCAAATACCTTCAGCAACTGGTTGCTCCACTGTCCCCCGGCTACCTGTTTATACGTATAGACCAGCTTGTCAATAAACAATGGGCTGGCAATGCCAGGAACATTTCCCTTTCTGTACAATTGTTTCAAATTACCGTTTTCATCATACAGGATATTGGATTCCGAAAAATCCATTTTTGCAGCCGACCAGCCATTATCTGCCAGTGCAGACCGCTGGGTAAAATCAGCCCGTATAAAACGGCCTGCATTATCATAGTCAAAGTCGTACTTCCTGGGCGTATTATCACCCTGCGTTTTCCAGATCAGCCCTGTCAGTTTCCCATCAAAACGTGCCCGGTCAAACCGGTTGTCGAAGTTTTCATATCCCAGGTAAATACCGAAATAATTGGTCCACTGATCTGAATTATTGCTAGAAAGGGCATAGTCTTTATTGATACCTGTCAGCAAACCTGTGATATTGTAACTGTAGTTGAACGTTTCAAGGGGGTCGGAAGAAGCTGCCTTTTCCCCTATCTTTTTTGTTTTCGGACGGCCGAACTCATCGTAGGTATAACTGGCTATTTTTTTGAAATTGGCACTGCCAAACTTCTTCTCCACGCTGATCAGCTGCCCGATCTTATTGTAATTGTTTTTAGTGAGTATACTAAAGTTATTGAAAATGTTTCCCGGAGCCCCATGCTTCACATGTACGCTCATTACCCTTCCATCAAAATGGTACTGGGTAGTGGCAATATCAGTTCCGTTCCTGTAATTATCTTTCAACACCTGGACAGGATTTCCACTTTCATCATAATAGACAGTGGTATATAAAAAAGTGGAGGTCCCCAGCACCCGTATCCTGGATCCTGTACCCATGCCGGCAACACGTTTACCTGCTCCTATTGGTTCTATATTGGGATCTGAGGTCCCGTATGCCTGGTTGTTTGCGAAGGCCGCATCAAACTGTTTACGTCCTTCAAACCCATAATTATCATAATAATTAAAGGCCATGGCTGTATAGGTAGCGGCATCATTGACAGTAACGGGCGACGGGCCATCCGTTGTGATGGTGATGGTTTGCAGCTCATTATTGTACGGAACGGTATAAGTATTAGTAACGGCAGCCAGCTCAAGCGCATGCTGTAACTGGGGGACGGAGAGATCAGATCTGTAAATTCCGGTAGCAATAACCCTGTCCAGCTCATCGTAGAAATTGACTACCCATTCCCGGGGTGTCTTTGCTGCCTGGTTACCATCCTGCGTAAATACCAGCCTGTCCCGATGATCGTATACCAGGCTTAGGGGAGCAGCGCCAGGCGACTTCTTATAAATAACACGCCCTTTTTCATCATATTCATAGTAAAAGCACAATTCATCTGCAATTTCCCGGCTCATTATCCAATTATTGACGTCAAGATAAGCTACCGCCTTGGGTGTAATAATATAGCGTAACCTGTTGAAATCATCATATACCTGGTAGGTACAAAGCCAGCCTGCATGTTCGTTGCTCAGGCCGTCACCAGCCTCTTCCAGTTGTACTTTTTTCAACACCAGGTTTCCATCCAGGTCTTTATATTCAATTACTTTCTTGCCCTTATCGTTGATGGAAATATTTTTTACCAGCTTCCCGTCGGGACAGATTTCGTTGGCGGCCGTCACTGGCAGATCGCCTGGCGTATAACCGATCCGCCAGCTATGAACCTTTTCATTGTCTGTATAGGAATTATTATAGTCATATTCAAAGGAATTGCCAATATTATTGCTTAGTCGCTCAGTACCGGGGTCAATAGTCCTCAGCACCCGGTTCAGTGGGTTGTTTTCCATCTCCACTTTCCCCCAGGAGTTGCTTTCATTAAAATTGGTGCTGTAAAAATTCAGCTGCTCTGTTGCAGCGGCAGTTTTATACAGACCAGGGTCTGTTGCGGAAGGGTATGGAAGGTACTGCCGGGTAGACCTGCCCAGGTTATCATAAATGGTAAAACTCACCATATCCCTCCACCCATTGTCCGCCGAAAGGCTGATCCCTTTATCCACCTTCTGCACGGTTCTGCCCAATCCATCCAGGTAGCTGGTACGCTGAAATTTCTCTCCTGCATCCAGCACTTTTATCTCCATCCATGACTGAACCCCTCTTTTGGCTATAGAAATTTCACGAAGGAAGTTCCGGTTCTCTGCTATTTCGGGAAAATAAACCGGCTGCAGCTGGAGGGTATTGGAATACCTGGTATCGTTACCGCAAACAGTTTTCCTTCTTATCTGGCTGTTTGCTTTAAAGAGATAGTTGCTTAATGGCCATTGCTGGGTATTGCCAATGGGTATCCAGGTGCCCCCTTCTGTTGACATTTCCCAGGTGTACTGGTAGTCCAGTGAAGAACAGTAGCCATAAGAGGCTGGTGTACTGGTTATCTGGGCTGCTGAATTATAATCGGGTTGTTGAGCAAGTGTTATTGAGCCCGGATTTAATGCCGGCACTTCAACATACGCAATATCTGAGTAATCGTACCAGCCATTGCCGGAAACCAGGCAACGGACTGCTACTTTATCTGCAACAGCAGCCGGTTTAAAACAACCAGTAGTAACCCCCGCAACATTTTGCCATTGGCCTCCCGAAACAGCCATTTCCCAACTATAGGTTACCCCTTCATCCTCGAATACGGGGCAAATATTCTGTACAATTCCATTGAAATAGGTTACCTGCGAAATTGGCTCAAGATGTACGCCACCGATCCGGACCCTTCGTTCCGCCAATTCGAGAAATAAATAAGAGACATAGACTATA from Candidatus Pseudobacter hemicellulosilyticus encodes the following:
- a CDS encoding DUF6443 domain-containing protein — protein: MRLLFILLFSFTISNAFSQSFAIEGSARVQPGDIVLYNIVGPENPTDYLYEWIIEGGTVLAEDQNRCVIQWDQSATEGHIVYVSYLFLELAERRVRIGGVHLEPISQVTYFNGIVQNICPVFEDEGVTYSWEMAVSGGQWQNVAGVTTGCFKPAAVADKVAVRCLVSGNGWYDYSDIAYVEVPALNPGSITLAQQPDYNSAAQITSTPASYGYCSSLDYQYTWEMSTEGGTWIPIGNTQQWPLSNYLFKANSQIRRKTVCGNDTRYSNTLQLQPVYFPEIAENRNFLREISIAKRGVQSWMEIKVLDAGEKFQRTSYLDGLGRTVQKVDKGISLSADNGWRDMVSFTIYDNLGRSTRQYLPYPSATDPGLYKTAAATEQLNFYSTNFNESNSWGKVEMENNPLNRVLRTIDPGTERLSNNIGNSFEYDYNNSYTDNEKVHSWRIGYTPGDLPVTAANEICPDGKLVKNISINDKGKKVIEYKDLDGNLVLKKVQLEEAGDGLSNEHAGWLCTYQVYDDFNRLRYIITPKAVAYLDVNNWIMSREIADELCFYYEYDEKGRVIYKKSPGAAPLSLVYDHRDRLVFTQDGNQAAKTPREWVVNFYDELDRVIATGIYRSDLSVPQLQHALELAAVTNTYTVPYNNELQTITITTDGPSPVTVNDAATYTAMAFNYYDNYGFEGRKQFDAAFANNQAYGTSDPNIEPIGAGKRVAGMGTGSRIRVLGTSTFLYTTVYYDESGNPVQVLKDNYRNGTDIATTQYHFDGRVMSVHVKHGAPGNIFNNFSILTKNNYNKIGQLISVEKKFGSANFKKIASYTYDEFGRPKTKKIGEKAASSDPLETFNYSYNITGLLTGINKDYALSSNNSDQWTNYFGIYLGYENFDNRFDRARFDGKLTGLIWKTQGDNTPRKYDFDYDNAGRFIRADFTQRSALADNGWSAAKMDFSESNILYDENGNLKQLYRKGNVPGIASPLFIDKLVYTYKQVAGGQWSNQLLKVFDNDPGIGGPANGSLGDFKDEVYNSDTDDYQYDLNGNLIRDNNKKIRDGSNAGISYNYLDKPEKIILENKSVVEFVYDASGAKLVKKLTPAGGTAHTTYYVGAFVYEESELQFILHEEGRLRIMTPVSNTSPLGASSLITNGNVLLTGGKWGVYDYFVKDHMGSVRMVLTEETHQEIYQATMENSAAGEEEPLFGKVDNQGSPRHPGNELYNTRYAKPVTWSSNSTGQVSKLYTTGTGSTKSVGPNILLKVMGGDYIHATSRYYYDLPTGSVGNQHILSSLVNSILGGLSGAGVGQSIKDGIVPIGNTLQDPVVSPLLPFLNNRPTPANDRPKAYLNYIFFDENFNYIGDGSGAVLVSGQANDGSVTQPNIRAPKNGYAYVYLSNESDWPVYFDDLIVSHERGAIVQEAHYYPYGLKIDAISSRAFNKLENRYGFQAGFSEEEAESDLLEYDLRMYDAQIGRWNGIDPYDEFASPYCGMGNDPVNNLDINGGQLLDGLSALQTTLATTVSGFILGTVTGLIVDPDNAWQYAGWGAGIGAAAGIGINLFGPGIEKTTSIIAISTATSDANRFKMIITKVYMWSNLVFDPVNDSYYGIIETGTLLVGGDLSNGIEEITRVYTGPTAYGGLELTQTVRYLPAPKMTELPKPAKIDAHVTAPQLPSPPGSVETARENLRIDFVHSSDQIDPDTYPDAIRQIKILARAMNASSTARLTLTGNAGFANPDNKPVRILGPARAFNNLLVYLNGQRSTTENVTRARAMTVRNILIRQFRIDGTRINARAGVAYNDPFGRFVGVSLR